The proteins below are encoded in one region of Terriglobia bacterium:
- a CDS encoding amino acid permease yields MTDQEQGLKRELTARQMAMVAVGGSIGTGLLLGSGAAIQVAGPAVVLTFVLSALISWTVAMALGEMSAVHPAAGSFGVYADLYLNRWAGFVARYGYWFAVVIVVGSEVVAAATYMRQWYPAVPALVWMVAFGLFLLAINLFSVGHYGTFEYWFALLKVVTIFVFIVMGTALLFAGKVRPQYVASGSFAPQGWSAPLMAISFGLYSFLGIEMVAISSGEARSSKDVARATRIAFATLVLVYVGAMAVLVGVMPWKNAGVSESPFVTVFKVAGIPAAGFIMNFVVLSAALSGANASLYVASRMLFALARSGYAPQRMGVLNHHGVPMGALLVSMGGIVGAILLQLRTSNAYLYIINAALVGGMIAWLISLLAHVRFRRTVSDAQLAEIGIRSPLGGTGSILGFIAIVAAIACTWWVSQSSVAAKSAGIYLVVLTAGYWAVRKK; encoded by the coding sequence ATGACTGACCAAGAGCAGGGATTAAAGCGGGAATTGACCGCGCGGCAAATGGCCATGGTGGCCGTCGGGGGTTCCATTGGTACGGGATTGCTGCTCGGTTCCGGCGCTGCCATTCAGGTGGCCGGACCCGCCGTGGTGCTCACTTTCGTTTTGAGCGCGCTGATTTCATGGACTGTTGCGATGGCGCTGGGAGAAATGTCTGCAGTCCACCCGGCTGCCGGATCGTTCGGCGTCTACGCCGATCTCTACCTGAATCGCTGGGCCGGCTTCGTTGCTCGCTATGGATACTGGTTTGCCGTGGTCATCGTGGTTGGATCGGAGGTGGTGGCGGCGGCCACTTACATGCGCCAGTGGTACCCGGCGGTTCCGGCCCTTGTGTGGATGGTGGCGTTTGGCCTTTTTCTGCTCGCCATCAACTTATTTTCCGTCGGCCATTACGGCACGTTTGAATACTGGTTTGCCCTGTTGAAGGTCGTCACGATCTTCGTTTTCATTGTGATGGGTACGGCATTATTGTTTGCCGGCAAGGTGCGCCCTCAATATGTAGCGAGTGGCAGCTTCGCTCCGCAAGGCTGGTCGGCTCCGCTGATGGCGATTTCCTTTGGACTCTATAGCTTTCTCGGCATTGAGATGGTGGCCATTTCTTCCGGCGAGGCCCGCTCAAGCAAGGATGTGGCGCGGGCAACGCGCATCGCCTTTGCCACGCTGGTCCTGGTTTACGTGGGGGCCATGGCCGTGCTGGTGGGCGTGATGCCGTGGAAAAATGCGGGCGTTTCTGAAAGCCCGTTTGTCACGGTTTTCAAAGTCGCCGGGATTCCCGCAGCCGGCTTCATTATGAATTTTGTCGTGCTTTCCGCCGCGCTCTCCGGTGCGAATGCCAGTCTTTACGTCGCGTCGCGCATGTTGTTTGCCCTGGCCCGCTCAGGCTACGCTCCACAGCGCATGGGCGTCCTGAATCATCACGGCGTTCCCATGGGCGCGTTGCTAGTCTCGATGGGCGGAATCGTCGGTGCCATCCTGCTGCAGCTGCGCACATCGAATGCTTATCTCTATATCATCAATGCCGCGCTGGTGGGTGGAATGATTGCGTGGCTCATTTCGCTGCTGGCGCATGTCCGCTTCCGGCGAACAGTTTCCGACGCTCAATTAGCAGAGATCGGTATACGCTCACCGCTGGGAGGCACCGGCTCTATTCTTGGATTCATCGCGATTGTAGCCGCGATTGCATGCACGTGGTGGGTATCGCAGTCCAGCGTGGCCGCGAAGAGCGCAGGGATTTATCTGGTGGTGCTGACGGCGGGGTATTGGGCGGTGAGAAAAAAATAG